One Microbacterium sp. No. 7 genomic window carries:
- a CDS encoding ABC transporter ATP-binding protein — MSTVTVAGTAGEDRSDYTRDESRAIRRRSLRLLGSLIGPLKWQFALAALVLVVSTALRVIGPVLIAFGINQALPAVIDHSDWMPTIGVVAVYLVAAVGGAALIGWYAVVTARLTQEVMLELRKRIFRHTQRLSLEFHESYTSGRIISRQTSDLDTIRELLDGGLNELVSGVLYGVFTLVALLLLDWQSGVVLLVAGVPLFLLMRWFYLRSQLVYRESRVISAQVIVKFVETMTGIRAVKAFRKERRNDDEFGELSSRYREVNMRSIRLFGAFEPGLMVIAAVTVAAVLLWGGLRVADGTLLLGTLLSAVLYVRNFFSPLQEVAFFLNSYQSATAALEKVSGVLEEVPTVPDPDEPVDLWHATGHIEFRDVTFGYSDDRVILPHFSLDIPAGQTIALVGTTGAGKSTLAKLVARFYDPSQGAVTLDGVDLRVLHPKDLRRAIVMVTQEAYLFSGTVADNIALGKPDATLDEIVAAAKAVGAHAFISALPDGYATDVNKRGGRVSAGQRQLISFARAFLADPAVLILDEATASLDIPSERQIQDALQTLLADRTAIIIAHRLSTVAIADRVLVMQHGRIVEDGAPDELIGGTGTFAKLHSAWRASLV; from the coding sequence GTGAGCACCGTCACCGTCGCCGGGACCGCCGGCGAAGACCGCTCCGACTACACGCGCGACGAGAGCCGCGCCATCCGGCGGCGCTCGCTGCGCCTGCTCGGCTCGCTCATCGGGCCGCTGAAGTGGCAGTTCGCGCTCGCCGCGCTCGTGCTCGTCGTCTCGACGGCGCTGCGCGTCATCGGCCCCGTGCTCATCGCGTTCGGCATCAACCAGGCCCTCCCCGCCGTGATCGACCACAGCGACTGGATGCCGACGATCGGCGTCGTCGCGGTGTACCTCGTCGCCGCGGTGGGCGGCGCGGCCCTCATCGGCTGGTACGCGGTCGTCACGGCCCGGCTCACGCAGGAGGTCATGCTCGAGCTGCGCAAGCGCATCTTCCGGCACACCCAGCGACTGAGCCTGGAGTTCCACGAGTCGTACACGTCGGGCCGCATCATCTCGCGGCAGACGAGCGATCTCGACACGATCCGGGAGCTGCTCGACGGCGGGCTCAACGAGCTCGTCTCGGGCGTGCTGTACGGCGTGTTCACCCTTGTCGCGCTGCTCCTGCTCGACTGGCAGTCGGGCGTCGTGCTGCTCGTCGCGGGCGTGCCGCTGTTCCTGCTCATGCGCTGGTTCTACCTGCGCTCGCAGCTCGTCTACCGGGAGTCGCGCGTCATCAGCGCGCAGGTGATCGTCAAGTTCGTCGAGACGATGACCGGCATCCGCGCCGTCAAGGCGTTCCGCAAGGAGCGGCGCAATGACGACGAGTTCGGCGAGCTGTCGTCGAGGTACCGCGAGGTGAACATGCGCTCGATCCGCCTGTTCGGCGCGTTCGAGCCGGGGCTCATGGTGATCGCGGCCGTCACCGTCGCGGCCGTGCTGCTGTGGGGCGGGCTGCGCGTCGCCGACGGCACGCTGCTGCTCGGCACCCTGCTGTCGGCCGTGCTCTACGTGCGCAACTTCTTCTCGCCGCTGCAGGAGGTCGCCTTCTTCCTCAACTCCTACCAGTCGGCGACCGCCGCGCTGGAGAAGGTGTCGGGCGTGCTCGAAGAGGTGCCGACCGTGCCCGATCCCGACGAGCCCGTGGACCTGTGGCACGCGACGGGGCACATCGAGTTCCGCGACGTCACGTTCGGCTACTCCGACGACCGCGTCATCCTGCCGCACTTCTCGCTCGACATCCCCGCGGGCCAGACCATCGCGCTCGTCGGCACGACGGGCGCCGGCAAGTCGACGCTCGCCAAGCTCGTCGCGCGGTTCTACGACCCCTCGCAGGGCGCCGTGACGCTCGACGGCGTCGACCTGCGGGTGCTGCATCCCAAGGATCTGCGCCGCGCGATCGTCATGGTGACGCAGGAGGCCTACCTGTTCAGCGGCACGGTCGCCGACAACATCGCGCTCGGCAAGCCCGACGCGACGCTCGACGAGATCGTCGCCGCCGCGAAGGCCGTCGGCGCGCACGCCTTCATCTCCGCCCTGCCCGACGGCTACGCGACCGACGTCAACAAGCGCGGCGGACGCGTGTCGGCGGGCCAGCGCCAGCTGATCTCGTTCGCGCGGGCGTTCCTGGCCGACCCCGCGGTGCTCATCCTCGACGAGGCGACGGCATCGCTCGACATCCCCTCGGAGCGGCAGATCCAGGACGCGCTGCAGACCCTGCTCGCCGACCGCACGGCGATCATCATCGCGCACCGGCTGTCGACCGTGGCGATCGCCGACCGCGTGCTGGTCATGCAGCACGGGCGCATCGTCGAGGACGGCGCGCCCGATGAGCTCATCGGGGGCACGGGCACGTTCGCCAAGCTGCACAGCGCGTGGCGCGCGTCGCTCGTGTGA
- a CDS encoding GNAT family N-acetyltransferase yields the protein MTELRLVELSAATIVAVNNMSLKPGQEQFIAPTSYAVVGAVVNPATSWQRVVLDGDEVVGYISANFDPEAPLPHLRSALWRINVDADDQGRGVGRFAIEQLLDEARGRGIDRIHVIYEAGEGGPDAFFRRVGFVPVDETEFGEVIAEIVL from the coding sequence ATGACTGAGCTGCGACTGGTGGAACTGTCCGCTGCGACGATCGTCGCGGTCAACAACATGTCTCTCAAGCCTGGCCAGGAGCAGTTCATCGCTCCCACCAGCTACGCCGTCGTCGGGGCGGTCGTCAACCCCGCCACCTCGTGGCAGCGCGTCGTGCTCGACGGCGACGAGGTCGTCGGGTACATCAGCGCCAACTTCGACCCGGAGGCGCCCCTGCCGCACCTCCGCTCGGCCCTGTGGCGCATCAACGTCGACGCCGACGACCAGGGCCGCGGCGTCGGCCGGTTCGCGATCGAGCAGCTGCTCGACGAGGCCCGCGGGCGCGGCATCGACCGCATCCACGTCATCTACGAGGCCGGCGAGGGCGGCCCCGACGCCTTCTTCCGTCGTGTCGGGTTCGTGCCCGTCGACGAGACCGAGTTCGGCGAGGTCATCGCAGAGATCGTCCTCTGA
- a CDS encoding NADP-dependent isocitrate dehydrogenase produces MPDSTIIYTHTDEAPALATASFLPIVQAFAGQAGVDIETRDISLAGRVLAAFPQNLAPEQQVGDALAALGGLATLPEANIVKLPNISASIPQLKAAIAELQAQGYDIPDYPDEPQTVEEKDVRARYDRIKGSAVNPVLREGNSDRRAPLSVKNYARKHPHRNKAFADGSKTRVATMGHDDFKSNEKSWVAAHDDVLTIQHVAEDGAVTVLKKSLKVLPREIIDATFLSASALDAFLADTIAQAKAENVLYSVHLKATMMKVSDPIIFGHVVKAFFADVFDRFGAQLDAAGLNANDGLGTILAGLGNVEGGAEIAEAFRGAIEAGPRLSYVNSDKGITNLHVPSDVIVDASMPALIRNGGRLWGVDGGEDDTIAVIPDSSYAGVYQSVIEDVIAHGPLDPATIGTVPNVGLMAQAAEEYGSHDKTFEIAAPGRVQIVDSEGTVLIEHEVGAGDIWRATQTKHVAVMDWVKLAINRAKATGAPAVFWLDLNRAHDAQLIAKVHQALATLDTKGATISILSPEEATRYTLGRMRLGKDTISVTGNVLRDYLTDLFPILELGTSAKMLSIVPLLAGGGLFETGAGGSAPKHVQQLVEENYLRWDSLGEFFALAASFEHLAGYTGNAKAKVLADTIDRATGTFLEQDRSPGRALGTIDNRGSHFYLGLYWAQELAAQTDDAELAAIFAPVAQALADGEDAIVAELLAVQGSPVDLGGYYHADPERVSEVMRPSATLNAVIDALR; encoded by the coding sequence GTGCCTGACTCCACCATCATCTACACCCACACCGACGAGGCTCCGGCTCTCGCGACGGCCTCGTTCCTCCCGATCGTGCAGGCTTTCGCCGGCCAGGCCGGCGTCGACATCGAGACGCGCGACATCTCGCTCGCCGGCCGCGTGCTGGCCGCGTTCCCGCAGAACCTCGCGCCGGAGCAGCAGGTGGGTGACGCGCTCGCCGCGCTCGGCGGACTGGCGACGCTGCCCGAGGCGAACATCGTGAAACTGCCGAACATCTCGGCATCCATCCCCCAGCTCAAGGCCGCGATCGCCGAGCTGCAGGCGCAGGGCTACGACATCCCCGACTACCCGGACGAGCCGCAGACGGTCGAGGAGAAGGACGTGCGCGCCCGCTACGACCGCATCAAGGGATCGGCCGTGAACCCCGTGCTGCGCGAGGGCAACAGCGACCGTCGCGCGCCGCTGTCGGTGAAGAACTACGCACGCAAGCACCCGCACCGCAACAAGGCGTTCGCCGACGGCTCGAAGACGCGCGTCGCGACGATGGGCCACGACGACTTCAAGAGCAACGAGAAGTCGTGGGTCGCCGCGCACGACGACGTGCTCACGATCCAGCACGTCGCCGAAGACGGCGCCGTGACCGTGCTCAAGAAGTCGCTCAAGGTGCTGCCGCGCGAGATCATCGACGCGACCTTCCTCTCGGCGTCCGCGCTCGACGCCTTCCTCGCCGACACGATCGCGCAGGCGAAGGCCGAGAACGTGCTCTACTCGGTGCACCTCAAGGCCACCATGATGAAGGTCAGCGACCCCATCATCTTCGGCCACGTCGTCAAGGCGTTCTTCGCCGACGTGTTCGACCGCTTCGGCGCGCAGCTCGACGCCGCGGGCCTGAACGCCAACGACGGCCTCGGCACGATCCTCGCCGGGCTGGGGAACGTCGAGGGCGGCGCCGAGATCGCCGAGGCGTTCCGCGGCGCGATCGAGGCGGGCCCCCGCCTCTCGTACGTCAACAGCGACAAGGGCATCACGAACCTGCACGTGCCGAGCGACGTCATCGTCGACGCGTCGATGCCCGCGCTCATCCGCAACGGCGGCCGCCTCTGGGGCGTCGACGGCGGCGAGGACGACACGATCGCCGTCATCCCCGACTCGTCGTACGCCGGCGTCTACCAGTCGGTCATCGAGGACGTCATCGCGCACGGCCCGCTCGACCCCGCGACGATCGGCACCGTGCCGAACGTCGGCCTCATGGCACAGGCGGCCGAGGAGTACGGCAGCCACGACAAGACCTTCGAGATCGCCGCGCCCGGCCGCGTGCAGATCGTCGACAGCGAGGGCACCGTGCTCATCGAGCACGAGGTCGGGGCCGGCGACATCTGGCGCGCCACGCAGACCAAGCACGTCGCCGTCATGGACTGGGTCAAGCTCGCGATCAACCGCGCGAAGGCGACCGGCGCCCCCGCCGTGTTCTGGCTCGACCTCAACCGCGCGCACGACGCGCAGCTGATCGCCAAGGTGCACCAGGCGCTCGCGACGCTCGACACGAAGGGCGCGACGATCTCGATCCTCTCGCCCGAGGAGGCCACGCGCTACACGCTCGGCCGCATGCGCCTGGGCAAGGACACCATCTCGGTGACGGGCAACGTGCTGCGCGACTACCTCACCGACCTGTTCCCGATCCTGGAGCTCGGCACGAGCGCCAAGATGCTCTCGATCGTGCCGCTGCTCGCCGGCGGAGGCCTCTTCGAGACGGGTGCCGGCGGCTCGGCCCCCAAGCACGTGCAGCAGCTCGTCGAGGAGAACTACCTGCGCTGGGACTCGCTAGGCGAGTTCTTCGCCCTCGCGGCGTCGTTCGAGCACCTGGCCGGCTACACCGGCAACGCCAAGGCGAAGGTGCTCGCCGACACGATCGACCGCGCGACCGGCACCTTCCTCGAGCAGGACCGCTCGCCCGGCCGTGCCCTCGGCACCATCGACAACCGCGGCAGCCACTTCTACCTCGGCCTGTACTGGGCGCAGGAGCTCGCCGCGCAGACCGACGACGCCGAGCTCGCCGCCATCTTCGCGCCGGTCGCGCAGGCGCTCGCCGATGGCGAGGACGCGATCGTCGCCGAGCTGCTCGCCGTGCAGGGCTCGCCGGTCGACCTCGGCGGCTACTACCACGCCGATCCCGAGCGCGTCTCCGAGGTGATGCGCCCCTCGGCCACCCTCAACGCCGTCATCGACGCCCTGCGCTGA
- a CDS encoding L,D-transpeptidase family protein, producing the protein MTDLIARSDSEHTAPTQVLSAATAGSAPESPEPEVRWAPAPPPRKKRRLGLWIGIPVGVVALGAAAASLVLVAPGTTVGGVSVGLLTQGAAADAIRAQFAATTATIGAGGPTLTAAELGASIDADALASAVFEQRPLWNVGQWFGDPLDAPVTIAEDEANDALREALPALYTDPTPAAVAFDGTAYAVTPAVDGQGIDLASVVEPLHDAFAAGEQSVTVEPATAAIASPTTTEIAQQTSASLNELFAQIGFYVGDERTVPVDPATAASWITLTTEPDGSLSYTADATKIQAFVDGLKPLVDREPVAGTVIINSSNEVIDTITESVDGRVLGDTTGVAQRFADQLAAGTATYDLPVEVTPAVAETLHRVLEVDLTNQMLYMKENGVVVDSFLVSTGLPGADTPTGDFRVWAHVREQTMSGWQTALNYAYEIPNVQFAMYFDNNDNAFHGVYWRDNWGERGSNGCVGMPDWRAEQIYYWSPDGIDVKIYH; encoded by the coding sequence ATGACGGATCTCATCGCGCGCAGCGACTCGGAGCACACGGCGCCGACGCAGGTGCTCTCTGCGGCGACGGCCGGGTCGGCGCCGGAGTCCCCCGAGCCCGAGGTGCGCTGGGCGCCCGCCCCTCCCCCGCGCAAGAAGCGCCGCCTCGGCCTGTGGATCGGCATCCCCGTCGGGGTCGTCGCCCTCGGCGCGGCCGCCGCGTCGCTCGTGCTCGTCGCCCCCGGCACCACCGTGGGCGGCGTCTCGGTCGGCCTGCTCACGCAGGGCGCCGCCGCCGACGCGATCCGCGCGCAGTTCGCCGCGACCACGGCGACGATCGGCGCGGGCGGCCCGACGCTGACCGCCGCCGAGCTCGGCGCGAGCATCGACGCCGACGCCCTGGCATCCGCCGTGTTCGAGCAGCGCCCGCTGTGGAACGTCGGACAGTGGTTCGGCGACCCGCTCGACGCCCCCGTGACGATCGCCGAGGACGAGGCGAACGACGCGCTGCGCGAGGCCCTGCCCGCGCTCTACACCGACCCGACGCCGGCAGCCGTCGCGTTCGACGGCACCGCCTACGCCGTGACGCCCGCCGTCGACGGCCAGGGCATCGACCTGGCATCCGTCGTCGAGCCGCTGCACGACGCCTTCGCCGCGGGCGAGCAGTCGGTCACCGTCGAGCCCGCCACGGCGGCCATCGCGTCGCCCACGACGACCGAGATCGCGCAGCAGACCTCGGCGTCCCTCAACGAGCTGTTCGCACAGATCGGCTTCTACGTCGGCGACGAGCGCACCGTCCCCGTCGACCCCGCGACCGCCGCGAGCTGGATCACCCTGACGACCGAGCCCGACGGATCGCTCTCGTACACCGCGGACGCCACGAAGATCCAGGCCTTCGTCGACGGGCTGAAGCCCCTCGTCGACCGCGAGCCCGTCGCGGGCACCGTGATCATCAACTCCAGCAACGAGGTGATCGACACGATCACCGAGAGCGTCGACGGCCGCGTGCTCGGAGACACGACGGGCGTCGCGCAGAGGTTCGCCGACCAGCTCGCCGCGGGCACCGCGACGTACGATCTGCCGGTCGAGGTGACCCCCGCGGTCGCCGAGACGCTGCACCGCGTGCTCGAGGTCGACCTCACCAACCAGATGCTCTACATGAAGGAGAACGGCGTCGTCGTCGACTCCTTCCTCGTCTCCACCGGCCTTCCCGGCGCCGACACCCCCACGGGCGACTTCCGTGTGTGGGCGCACGTGCGCGAGCAGACCATGAGCGGCTGGCAGACCGCGCTCAACTACGCGTACGAGATCCCGAACGTGCAGTTCGCGATGTACTTCGACAACAACGACAACGCCTTCCACGGCGTGTACTGGCGCGACAACTGGGGCGAGCGCGGCAGCAACGGCTGCGTCGGCATGCCCGACTGGCGCGCGGAGCAGATCTACTACTGGTCGCCCGACGGCATCGACGTCAAGATCTACCACTGA
- a CDS encoding ROK family transcriptional regulator, whose translation MTGSPSTRPSVLRPAAKVLPEFARSHNRSLVLQTLFHHGAMSRADLARETGLTRVTISDLVAGLIDDGYIVELGTREAQGPGKPAILVDLDREGHRIVGLDLSGSERLLGAVLTLDGEIVARHSVAVPAAHDGILPAVIELAQALVADAHAPVLGIGVGTPGVVGADGVVLAAPGFGWTDVALEAALREATGLPVLVANDANAAVLAEYTFGGADDDVLLVRVGRGVGSGLLASGQPMLGSRYAAGEIGHVTVGTDGGPACACGKVGCLEAWLSVPALGARLRGLSGADAEAALRDAGERLGIVLAPVVGVLDLSEIVLSGPADLLGGVLAEQAAEALRTRTLAAFHDGIPVRMSAQGDDIVLRGAAVMVLSGRLGVS comes from the coding sequence ATGACCGGCTCACCGTCGACCCGCCCCAGCGTCCTGCGCCCCGCCGCGAAGGTGCTGCCCGAGTTCGCGCGCTCGCACAACCGCTCGCTCGTGCTGCAGACGCTCTTCCACCACGGCGCGATGAGCCGCGCCGACCTCGCCCGCGAGACCGGCCTCACGCGCGTGACGATCTCCGACCTCGTCGCGGGGCTCATCGACGACGGCTACATCGTCGAGCTCGGCACCCGCGAGGCGCAGGGGCCCGGCAAGCCCGCGATCCTGGTCGACCTCGACCGCGAGGGCCACCGCATCGTCGGCCTCGACCTCTCCGGCTCCGAGCGCCTGCTGGGCGCCGTGCTCACCCTCGACGGCGAGATCGTCGCGCGGCACAGCGTGGCCGTGCCGGCCGCGCACGACGGCATCCTGCCGGCCGTCATCGAGCTCGCGCAGGCGCTCGTCGCCGACGCGCACGCCCCCGTGCTCGGCATCGGCGTCGGCACGCCCGGCGTCGTCGGCGCCGACGGCGTCGTGCTCGCCGCCCCCGGCTTCGGTTGGACCGACGTCGCCCTGGAGGCGGCGCTGCGCGAGGCGACGGGGCTGCCCGTGCTCGTCGCGAACGACGCCAACGCCGCCGTGCTCGCCGAGTACACGTTCGGCGGCGCGGACGACGACGTGCTGCTCGTGCGCGTCGGCCGCGGCGTCGGCTCGGGCCTGCTCGCGAGCGGGCAGCCCATGCTCGGCAGCCGCTACGCCGCGGGCGAGATCGGCCACGTCACGGTCGGCACCGACGGCGGGCCGGCCTGCGCGTGCGGCAAGGTCGGATGCCTGGAGGCCTGGCTCTCGGTGCCCGCGCTCGGCGCGCGCCTGCGCGGCCTGAGCGGGGCGGATGCCGAGGCCGCGCTGCGCGACGCCGGCGAGCGGCTCGGCATCGTGCTGGCCCCCGTCGTCGGCGTGCTCGACCTGTCGGAGATCGTGCTCTCCGGCCCCGCCGACCTGCTCGGCGGCGTGCTCGCCGAACAGGCCGCCGAGGCCCTGCGCACCCGCACCCTCGCCGCCTTCCACGACGGCATCCCCGTGCGCATGAGCGCGCAGGGCGACGACATCGTGCTGCGCGGCGCCGCCGTCATGGTGCTCTCCGGGCGCCTCGGCGTCAGCTGA
- a CDS encoding extracellular solute-binding protein, protein MNKKLGALALLGASAIALAGCGGGSTGSTGGDGGDATGDAGGAEIRVWLVGTDTPQDARDYLKKTFEDENPGSTLVIEEQQWTGLVDKLTTSLSSNDSPDIVEMGNTQAAAFTSAGALADLSDIQDALGGDDLLPGFVEAGTWDGTLFAAPYYSGARVVFYNTAQYEQAGVAVPTTLDEYVANGVALAEKLPGVSGVYWPGKDWYNALPFIWENGGEVAVLDGDTWDAQLSSDASLAGLAQVQELMTKASLAAKDGDETEAWVPFRTEKAATLSVPSWAYWSIVADEDQKETALTNSLGYFALPGADGGAAQVFAGGSNIGVAAKSQNVELAKKALEIILSDEYQTILAENGLVPAKTSLGDQVAAATPELAAVIAEAAANAKLTPASPKWADVEAQGLLQDFFVKIANGGDVKALAVELDEKIESILNG, encoded by the coding sequence ATGAACAAGAAGCTCGGAGCCCTCGCGCTTCTCGGCGCCTCGGCGATCGCGCTCGCCGGCTGCGGCGGCGGCTCGACCGGATCGACGGGCGGCGACGGCGGGGACGCGACGGGAGACGCCGGCGGCGCCGAGATCCGCGTCTGGCTCGTCGGCACCGACACGCCGCAGGACGCCCGCGACTACCTCAAGAAGACGTTCGAGGACGAGAACCCCGGCTCGACGCTCGTCATCGAGGAGCAGCAGTGGACCGGCCTCGTCGACAAGCTCACGACGAGCCTCTCGTCGAACGACAGCCCCGACATCGTCGAGATGGGCAACACCCAGGCCGCCGCGTTCACCTCGGCCGGCGCGCTCGCCGACCTCAGCGACATCCAGGACGCCCTCGGCGGCGACGACCTGCTGCCCGGCTTCGTCGAGGCCGGCACGTGGGACGGCACGCTGTTCGCCGCCCCCTACTACTCGGGCGCGCGCGTCGTGTTCTACAACACGGCGCAGTACGAGCAGGCCGGCGTCGCCGTGCCCACGACGCTCGACGAGTACGTCGCGAACGGCGTGGCCCTGGCCGAGAAGCTCCCCGGCGTCTCGGGCGTCTACTGGCCCGGCAAGGACTGGTACAACGCCCTCCCGTTCATCTGGGAGAACGGCGGCGAGGTCGCCGTGCTCGACGGCGACACGTGGGACGCGCAGCTGTCGAGCGACGCGTCGCTCGCCGGTCTCGCGCAGGTGCAGGAGCTCATGACGAAGGCGTCGCTCGCCGCCAAGGACGGCGACGAGACCGAGGCGTGGGTGCCCTTCCGCACCGAGAAGGCCGCGACGCTGTCGGTGCCCAGCTGGGCGTACTGGTCGATCGTCGCCGACGAGGACCAGAAGGAGACCGCGCTGACGAACAGCCTCGGCTACTTCGCGCTGCCCGGCGCCGACGGCGGCGCCGCGCAGGTGTTCGCGGGCGGCTCGAACATCGGCGTCGCGGCGAAGTCGCAGAACGTCGAGCTCGCCAAGAAGGCGCTCGAGATCATCCTCAGCGACGAGTACCAGACGATCCTCGCCGAGAACGGCCTCGTGCCGGCGAAGACCTCGCTCGGCGACCAGGTCGCCGCCGCTACGCCCGAGCTGGCCGCCGTCATCGCGGAGGCCGCGGCGAACGCCAAGCTCACGCCGGCGTCGCCGAAGTGGGCGGACGTCGAGGCGCAGGGCCTGCTGCAGGACTTCTTCGTCAAGATCGCGAACGGCGGCGACGTGAAGGCGCTCGCCGTCGAGCTCGACGAGAAGATCGAGTCGATCCTCAACGGCTGA
- a CDS encoding carbohydrate ABC transporter permease encodes MTTTVPAPASAAAPPPASAPARRRRPSGTPFALLAPAVIMLAVFIGWPLLQLVIMSFQKFGREQIFGAPPEFVFLDNYLRVLTDPQFWVVLGRSVALCVVCVAATMLLGILIAVMMTKLGAVMRTAVSVGLLLAWAMPALTGTIVWGWIFDTQNGLVNYFLTRITGVDFIGHSWLIDPLSFFSVAAVIITWGAVPFVAFSVYAGLGQVPAEVLEAASLDGAGGLKRFRLVVMPYIRSILIVLLILQIIWDLRVFAQIYALQTIGGVREQTNTIGVYIYSVSMASGDLGAGGAIAVILVVILLLIASYYIRTMLKEDEQ; translated from the coding sequence GTGACGACGACCGTCCCCGCGCCGGCTTCGGCCGCTGCGCCCCCTCCGGCATCCGCCCCCGCGCGCCGGCGCCGCCCCAGCGGCACGCCCTTCGCGCTGCTGGCCCCCGCGGTCATCATGCTCGCCGTCTTCATCGGCTGGCCGCTGCTGCAGCTCGTGATCATGTCGTTCCAGAAGTTCGGCCGCGAGCAGATCTTCGGGGCGCCGCCCGAGTTCGTCTTCCTCGACAACTACCTGCGCGTGCTCACCGACCCGCAGTTCTGGGTCGTGCTCGGCCGCAGCGTCGCACTGTGCGTCGTGTGCGTCGCGGCGACGATGCTGCTCGGCATCCTCATCGCCGTCATGATGACCAAGCTCGGCGCCGTCATGCGCACCGCCGTCTCGGTGGGCCTGCTGCTCGCCTGGGCGATGCCCGCGCTGACCGGAACGATCGTCTGGGGCTGGATCTTCGACACCCAGAACGGCCTCGTCAACTACTTCCTCACCCGGATCACCGGCGTCGACTTCATCGGCCACAGCTGGCTCATCGACCCGCTGAGCTTCTTCAGCGTCGCCGCCGTCATCATCACGTGGGGCGCCGTGCCGTTCGTCGCGTTCTCGGTGTACGCGGGCCTCGGCCAGGTGCCCGCCGAGGTGCTGGAGGCGGCGTCGCTCGACGGCGCGGGCGGCCTCAAGCGCTTCCGGCTCGTCGTGATGCCCTACATCCGCTCCATCCTGATCGTGCTGCTGATCCTGCAGATCATCTGGGACCTGCGCGTGTTCGCGCAGATCTACGCGCTGCAGACGATCGGCGGCGTGCGCGAGCAGACCAACACGATCGGCGTCTACATCTACAGCGTCTCGATGGCGTCGGGCGATCTCGGCGCGGGCGGCGCGATCGCCGTCATCCTCGTCGTGATCCTGCTGCTCATCGCGTCGTACTACATCCGCACCATGCTCAAGGAGGACGAGCAGTGA
- a CDS encoding carbohydrate ABC transporter permease, whose protein sequence is MNARPRTLPRRVLLNVAALVVIVCSAFPVYWMVNTALLPGSAIGSETPHLWPDQFTLRSFELAITDPGFLPALGMSLAVTVLTVVTALLFAFVASIAVSRYRFRSRKAFIIAILVIQMIPAEAMIISTFRVLDGWHLLNSIVGLGAVYIAMVLPFTIWTLRGFVNGVPADLEEAAMIDGCSRSGAFWRVTFPLLAPGLVATGIFGFIQAWNEFVFALVIMTRPEARTLPIWLQSFVQATKATDWAVVMAGSTLMAIPVIVFFLFVQGRMTGGLVSGAVKG, encoded by the coding sequence GTGAACGCGCGCCCCCGCACGCTGCCTCGCCGGGTGCTGCTGAACGTCGCGGCGCTCGTCGTGATCGTCTGCTCGGCCTTCCCCGTGTACTGGATGGTCAACACGGCGCTGCTGCCGGGCTCGGCCATCGGCAGCGAGACGCCGCACCTGTGGCCCGACCAGTTCACGCTGCGCAGCTTCGAGCTCGCGATCACCGACCCCGGCTTCCTGCCGGCGCTCGGCATGTCGCTCGCGGTCACGGTGCTCACGGTCGTCACGGCGCTGCTGTTCGCGTTCGTGGCATCCATCGCGGTCTCGCGCTACCGGTTCCGCTCGCGCAAGGCGTTCATCATCGCGATCCTCGTGATCCAGATGATCCCCGCCGAGGCGATGATCATCTCCACGTTCCGCGTTCTCGACGGCTGGCACCTGCTCAACTCGATCGTCGGCCTCGGCGCCGTGTACATCGCGATGGTGCTGCCGTTCACGATCTGGACGCTGCGCGGCTTCGTGAACGGCGTGCCCGCCGATCTCGAAGAGGCGGCGATGATCGACGGCTGCAGCCGGTCGGGCGCGTTCTGGCGCGTGACGTTCCCGCTGCTCGCGCCGGGGCTGGTCGCGACGGGCATCTTCGGCTTCATCCAGGCGTGGAACGAGTTCGTGTTCGCGCTCGTGATCATGACGCGGCCCGAGGCGCGCACGCTGCCGATCTGGCTGCAGAGCTTCGTGCAGGCGACCAAGGCGACCGACTGGGCCGTGGTGATGGCGGGCTCGACGCTCATGGCCATCCCCGTGATCGTGTTCTTCCTGTTCGTGCAGGGCCGCATGACGGGCGGCCTCGTCTCGGGAGCGGTGAAGGGCTGA